In one Mucilaginibacter sp. PAMB04168 genomic region, the following are encoded:
- a CDS encoding YceI family protein, translated as MATTKWVMDPLHSEVQFKVKHLVISTVTGSFRKFEGEVITESEDFQDSEIDFSLDIDSIDTTQEARDQHLKSAEFFDAATYPKISFKSTSLKKVSDEDYKLEGNLTIKGVTKPVTLDVEFGGSAADFYGQTKAGFEITGKINRKEFGLTWEGITEAGSIVVGEEVKLIINAQFTKQA; from the coding sequence ATGGCAACTACAAAATGGGTTATGGACCCACTGCATTCAGAAGTACAATTTAAGGTTAAACACCTGGTAATTTCAACTGTAACGGGTTCGTTCCGTAAGTTTGAGGGCGAAGTTATTACCGAGAGCGAAGATTTTCAGGACTCGGAGATTGATTTTTCGCTGGATATTGACAGCATTGATACCACCCAGGAAGCACGCGATCAGCACTTGAAATCGGCTGAATTTTTTGATGCGGCTACTTATCCAAAAATTAGTTTCAAATCTACTTCATTAAAGAAAGTAAGCGACGAGGATTATAAATTGGAAGGCAACCTGACTATTAAAGGTGTAACTAAACCAGTTACTTTAGATGTAGAGTTTGGCGGTTCGGCTGCTGATTTTTACGGACAAACCAAAGCCGGCTTTGAAATTACCGGTAAAATTAACCGTAAAGAGTTTGGCTTAACCTGGGAAGGTATTACCGAAGCCGGCTCTATAGTTGTTGGTGAGGAAGTAAAACTGATTATCAACGCTCAATTTACTAAACAAGCTTAA
- a CDS encoding HAD hydrolase-like protein, producing MMKYSDIDPRINAFIFELDNVLFPEKDYLYQVYYLFAGYLEYTELLDANALVSLMVRTYEKEGASAVFNTLQSRFKLDEKYRFNFEHLHKTAQLPLKLLIYPEMLTLLQDIVVDRKQLFIVTNGNPQQQLNKIKHTDWQGLEKYLTCYFANELTPKPEPDMIHLLLDKHQLQRRETLMIGVAEADLLCAEACGIEFIQL from the coding sequence ATGATGAAGTATAGCGATATAGACCCGCGTATTAACGCTTTTATATTTGAGCTGGATAATGTGTTATTTCCAGAAAAGGATTACCTGTACCAGGTTTACTACCTGTTTGCCGGTTACCTGGAATATACAGAACTGCTGGATGCCAACGCCTTGGTAAGCCTCATGGTACGCACCTATGAAAAGGAGGGAGCATCAGCGGTGTTCAATACCTTGCAAAGCCGCTTTAAGCTGGATGAAAAATACCGCTTTAATTTTGAGCACCTTCACAAAACTGCACAGCTGCCGCTAAAGCTGTTAATTTACCCCGAGATGCTGACCCTGCTGCAAGATATTGTAGTTGATCGCAAGCAACTGTTTATTGTAACCAATGGCAACCCGCAGCAGCAGCTCAACAAAATTAAGCATACCGACTGGCAGGGTCTCGAAAAATACCTTACCTGCTACTTTGCCAACGAGCTTACACCTAAACCGGAGCCCGATATGATACATCTATTGTTAGATAAACACCAGCTGCAACGCCGCGAAACCTTAATGATAGGTGTTGCCGAGGCTGATTTACTGTGTGCGGAGGCTTGCGGAATTGAATTTATACAACTGTAA
- a CDS encoding S41 family peptidase, whose amino-acid sequence MKKYLLPLLFLAVAFSSCKKDKKDDDLREIAYDFAKDVYLWNDALPSKEAFNPTRFSGGSDLANLQAEIDAFSQIKINSTTGKPYEYDPNYIGTAKYSYIDNGQAAAAVGGVGGDFGFGLSLISQSPVDIRVRYVYPNSSAATQGLARGYKVTAVNDVVVTASGIAAINQALGANSIKLSGTRNDGTTFTATVTRGSYTVNPVIKATTITSATGKKVGYFAFSRFTVISNAQAKIDEAFSKFASDNIEELVVDLRYNGGGAVETSEYLANYMVPAAKNNTLMFTETYNANMQAGNHPYLSSKYDVKAGEFKKENNSYNFSKKGNLELKRVIFLVTDNTASASELLINNLKPVLPQGVKLIGQTTYGKPVGFFGLDVGDYDMYLAEFESRNAEGKADFYQGMIPGGNFEGALVDDDVTHDFGDRNETMLKVALNYIDKGNYTVVGFRTQSINGADKAALDRANQKLDVNPEFKGAIHTRNIKQLNH is encoded by the coding sequence ATGAAGAAATATTTACTTCCCTTACTTTTCCTGGCCGTTGCATTCAGCTCTTGTAAAAAAGATAAGAAGGATGACGATCTGCGTGAGATAGCGTATGATTTTGCTAAAGATGTTTACTTATGGAACGATGCCTTGCCCAGTAAAGAGGCATTTAACCCAACCCGTTTTTCCGGAGGATCCGACCTGGCCAACTTGCAGGCTGAAATTGATGCGTTTTCGCAAATCAAGATCAACTCTACTACAGGAAAGCCGTATGAATATGACCCTAATTACATTGGTACAGCTAAATATTCTTACATTGATAATGGGCAAGCCGCTGCGGCCGTTGGTGGTGTAGGTGGCGATTTTGGTTTTGGGTTGTCGTTAATAAGCCAGTCTCCGGTTGATATCAGGGTGCGTTATGTGTATCCAAATTCATCAGCGGCCACACAGGGACTTGCACGGGGCTATAAAGTTACCGCTGTAAACGATGTAGTCGTTACCGCGTCGGGTATCGCCGCCATTAACCAGGCACTGGGGGCCAACTCTATAAAGCTAAGTGGTACCCGTAATGATGGAACAACATTTACAGCTACGGTTACCAGGGGGAGCTACACCGTAAATCCTGTTATTAAGGCTACTACCATAACCAGTGCAACTGGTAAAAAAGTGGGTTATTTTGCCTTTAGCCGGTTTACCGTAATAAGTAATGCCCAGGCAAAAATTGATGAAGCGTTTAGCAAGTTTGCCAGTGATAACATTGAAGAGCTGGTTGTAGATTTACGCTACAATGGTGGTGGTGCAGTTGAAACCTCGGAGTACCTGGCTAACTATATGGTGCCGGCGGCCAAAAATAACACCCTAATGTTTACCGAAACTTATAATGCCAATATGCAGGCGGGTAATCACCCGTACTTATCGAGCAAGTATGATGTAAAGGCAGGTGAATTTAAAAAGGAGAACAATTCTTACAACTTCTCTAAAAAAGGAAATCTAGAATTGAAGCGTGTTATCTTCTTGGTGACAGATAACACGGCATCGGCAAGTGAATTGCTAATTAACAACCTGAAACCTGTACTGCCCCAGGGCGTAAAGCTTATAGGACAAACCACTTATGGCAAACCAGTAGGCTTTTTTGGGCTTGATGTGGGCGATTACGATATGTACCTGGCCGAATTTGAAAGCCGTAATGCAGAAGGCAAGGCAGATTTTTACCAGGGTATGATTCCTGGTGGCAATTTTGAAGGCGCTTTAGTAGATGACGATGTAACGCATGACTTTGGCGACCGCAATGAAACCATGTTGAAAGTAGCACTTAATTATATTGATAAGGGTAACTATACAGTTGTTGGTTTTAGAACCCAAAGCATAAACGGTGCAGATAAAGCTGCGTTAGACAGAGCAAACCAAAAGCTTGATGTTAACCCGGAATTTAAAGGCGCAATACATACGCGCAATATAAAACAGTTGAATCATTAA
- the sucC gene encoding ADP-forming succinate--CoA ligase subunit beta: MNIHEYQGKAILKSFGVRVQEGIVADTVEQAVEAAQKMKEDFGSSWVVVKAQIHAGGRGKGGGVKLAKNLDEVKEKAGAILGMQLVTPQTGPEGKKVHKVLVAQDVYYPGDSETKEFYMSVLLDRAKGRNIIMYSTEGGMDIEEVAHSTPHLIHKEEIDPKVGLQGFQARKIAFNLGLSGDAFKDMVKFIAALYKAYDATDSSQFEINPVLKTSDNKILAVDAKVNLDDNALYRHADYAALRDTNEEDPTEVEASHSNLNYVKLDGNVGCMVNGAGLAMATMDIIKIAGGEPANFLDVGGTANAQTVKAGFNIILSDPKVKAILINIFGGIVRCDRVAQGVIDAYQEIGNIPVPIIVRLQGTNAAEAKELIDNSGLKVFSAILLKEAAEKVKEVLA, translated from the coding sequence ATGAATATTCACGAATATCAGGGTAAGGCCATACTAAAAAGTTTTGGCGTAAGGGTACAGGAAGGCATTGTAGCCGATACTGTGGAACAAGCTGTTGAGGCGGCCCAAAAAATGAAAGAAGATTTCGGCTCGAGCTGGGTGGTTGTTAAAGCCCAGATACATGCCGGCGGCCGTGGTAAAGGCGGTGGTGTTAAACTGGCCAAAAACCTGGATGAGGTAAAAGAAAAAGCAGGCGCCATTTTAGGCATGCAACTGGTTACCCCGCAAACTGGTCCGGAAGGTAAAAAAGTACACAAGGTGCTTGTTGCACAAGATGTATATTATCCTGGTGATAGCGAAACTAAGGAGTTTTACATGAGCGTATTGTTAGATCGTGCTAAAGGCCGCAACATTATCATGTACTCAACCGAAGGTGGTATGGACATTGAGGAAGTAGCACACAGCACTCCTCACCTGATACACAAAGAAGAGATTGACCCGAAAGTAGGTTTACAAGGTTTCCAGGCACGTAAAATTGCCTTTAACCTGGGCTTATCAGGCGATGCTTTTAAAGATATGGTAAAATTCATTGCCGCTTTGTACAAAGCTTATGATGCTACCGACTCTTCACAATTTGAAATTAACCCGGTATTAAAAACATCCGACAATAAAATTTTAGCAGTTGATGCTAAAGTAAACCTGGATGATAACGCTTTATACCGCCATGCTGATTATGCTGCCCTGCGCGATACCAACGAGGAAGACCCTACTGAGGTTGAGGCAAGCCACTCTAACCTTAACTATGTTAAATTAGATGGTAACGTAGGTTGTATGGTTAACGGTGCCGGTTTAGCGATGGCCACTATGGATATTATTAAGATTGCCGGTGGCGAGCCTGCTAACTTTTTGGACGTAGGCGGTACTGCCAATGCACAAACCGTTAAAGCTGGTTTTAACATCATCCTGAGCGATCCTAAAGTTAAAGCCATCCTGATTAATATTTTTGGTGGTATTGTACGTTGCGACCGTGTTGCACAAGGAGTAATTGATGCTTACCAGGAAATTGGTAACATACCTGTGCCAATCATTGTTCGTTTGCAAGGCACCAATGCTGCAGAAGCTAAAGAACTGATTGATAATTCAGGCTTAAAAGTTTTCTCGGCTATTTTGCTGAAAGAGGCTGCTGAAAAAGTTAAAGAAGTTTTAGCATAA
- a CDS encoding ABC transporter ATP-binding protein: MLKALGIQKNYGKLHILKGVNLEVQQGEIVTIVGASGAGKSSLLNIIGTLDQPDAGQLFLDDLEISKLNNKQLSHFRNTQIGFIFQFHHLLAEFNALENVCIPAFIAGVSKAEAQKRAATLLDKLGLSSRVYHKPNQLSGGEQQRVAVARALINKPAMILADEPSGNLDSATARDLHQLFIDLRNESNQTFIIVTHNEDLANLSDRKVLMKDGLIVQ, translated from the coding sequence ATGCTAAAAGCACTGGGTATCCAAAAAAACTATGGCAAGCTTCATATTCTTAAAGGGGTTAACCTTGAGGTACAGCAGGGAGAAATTGTAACCATTGTAGGCGCCTCGGGTGCAGGTAAAAGCTCTCTGCTCAATATTATAGGCACGCTGGATCAGCCCGATGCCGGTCAGCTATTTTTAGATGATTTGGAAATCAGTAAGCTTAATAACAAGCAGCTTAGTCATTTCCGCAATACTCAAATCGGTTTTATTTTTCAGTTTCACCACTTACTCGCCGAATTTAATGCACTTGAGAATGTGTGTATACCAGCATTTATTGCTGGTGTAAGCAAAGCAGAGGCGCAGAAAAGAGCGGCTACTTTGTTAGATAAGCTGGGTTTGAGCAGCCGGGTCTACCATAAACCCAACCAGCTATCAGGTGGCGAGCAGCAAAGGGTTGCCGTAGCCCGGGCGCTCATTAATAAACCGGCCATGATATTGGCCGACGAACCATCGGGCAACCTCGACTCGGCCACCGCGCGCGATTTGCACCAGTTGTTTATAGACCTGCGGAACGAGTCTAACCAAACATTCATCATAGTGACACACAACGAGGATCTGGCCAACCTGTCGGACCGTAAAGTGCTTATGAAAGACGGCTTAATTGTACAATAA